Proteins co-encoded in one Armatimonadota bacterium genomic window:
- a CDS encoding ASKHA domain-containing protein: MQHPVMHAPQTSSLPQAVAVTFAPAQQHVAVPAGTTLLQAAQRAGVEIVATCGARGRCRSCRVQITAGTPPPPTLADRVQLGDDAVRDRYRLACQAEAWTDLTVLVAPPIDEAGFQIVTATAAVRTAPGLVLDAGVVKTYVVPSPPDDETRPSSDLEEVARALADAPGGALAGAGLPDDVALDALRRLPALLRTARHGLTVVCADKLLLAVEPGDTRAEAFGLAVDIGTTTVVTYLVDLWTGATVATVSGLNPQAAFGGDLMSRIAFAQEHPAHVRRLHVRLLQHLNAQIEDTCAQAAIARERIYKVVVVGNTVMHHLFLGLDPTYVGQAPYAPAVRRGLRLRAAEVGLRLPPATPVFLLPIVAGFVGADATAMALATRLDAARAPRLAVDIGTNGEMVLGGPDGLVACSAPAGPALEGAQLRCGMRAARGAIDRVRIAQDVAYHVIGDVPPAGLCGSGILDLVAGLLDAGVVDASGRLHPEPPSGVPDALRRRVTVFPDGQPAFVVVTPDESATGEAVVLTQGDIRQLQLAKGAIRAGIAMLQRLTDTPDDRLAELLLAGGFGNYLNVDSAVRIGLIPRLGRERVHYVGNAAGLGAQMALVSETERRRAEALAQRIRHVPLATRPEFQEVFLEALQFR, translated from the coding sequence GTGCAGCATCCCGTCATGCATGCCCCGCAGACGTCCTCCCTGCCCCAGGCCGTCGCCGTGACGTTCGCGCCCGCGCAGCAGCACGTCGCGGTGCCGGCGGGCACGACGCTGCTGCAGGCCGCCCAGCGTGCCGGCGTGGAGATCGTCGCCACGTGCGGTGCGCGCGGCCGGTGTCGCAGCTGCCGGGTGCAGATCACCGCCGGCACACCGCCGCCTCCCACGCTCGCCGACCGCGTCCAGCTGGGCGACGACGCGGTGCGCGACCGCTACCGGCTGGCCTGCCAGGCCGAGGCGTGGACCGACCTCACCGTGCTGGTGGCGCCGCCGATCGACGAGGCGGGGTTCCAGATCGTGACCGCCACGGCGGCCGTGCGGACGGCCCCCGGGCTGGTGCTCGACGCGGGCGTGGTCAAGACCTACGTCGTCCCCTCCCCGCCCGACGACGAGACGCGACCGTCCTCCGACCTGGAGGAGGTAGCGCGGGCGCTCGCGGACGCACCCGGCGGGGCCCTGGCCGGTGCAGGGCTTCCCGACGACGTGGCCCTCGATGCCCTCCGCCGGCTGCCGGCGCTCCTGCGCACGGCGCGCCACGGGCTCACCGTGGTGTGCGCCGACAAGCTGCTCCTGGCCGTCGAGCCCGGCGACACGCGCGCCGAGGCCTTCGGGCTCGCGGTCGACATCGGGACCACCACGGTCGTCACGTACCTGGTCGATCTCTGGACCGGCGCCACGGTGGCCACGGTATCCGGCCTGAATCCCCAGGCGGCCTTCGGCGGCGACCTGATGTCGCGCATCGCGTTCGCGCAGGAGCACCCTGCCCACGTGCGCCGTCTGCACGTGCGGCTGCTCCAGCACCTGAACGCCCAGATCGAGGACACGTGCGCCCAGGCCGCCATCGCCCGTGAGCGCATCTACAAGGTGGTGGTGGTGGGCAACACGGTGATGCACCACCTCTTCCTCGGGCTGGACCCGACGTACGTCGGGCAGGCGCCCTACGCGCCCGCGGTCCGTCGCGGCCTGCGGCTGCGCGCCGCCGAGGTGGGCCTGCGCCTGCCCCCCGCGACCCCGGTCTTCCTGCTGCCGATCGTGGCGGGGTTCGTGGGGGCCGATGCCACCGCGATGGCGCTGGCCACGCGCCTGGACGCCGCCCGCGCACCACGTCTGGCCGTGGACATCGGGACCAACGGCGAGATGGTGCTCGGCGGCCCCGACGGCCTCGTCGCCTGCTCGGCGCCCGCCGGGCCAGCGCTGGAGGGCGCGCAGCTGCGCTGCGGCATGCGGGCCGCCCGCGGCGCCATCGACCGCGTGCGCATCGCGCAGGACGTCGCCTACCACGTCATCGGCGACGTCCCGCCCGCCGGCCTGTGCGGCTCGGGCATCCTGGATCTGGTCGCCGGGCTGCTGGACGCAGGCGTCGTCGACGCCTCCGGGCGCCTGCACCCCGAGCCGCCTTCGGGCGTCCCGGATGCCCTCCGCCGCCGGGTGACGGTGTTCCCCGATGGCCAACCGGCCTTCGTCGTCGTCACGCCGGACGAGAGCGCCACCGGCGAGGCCGTGGTGCTGACGCAGGGCGACATCCGGCAGCTCCAGCTCGCCAAGGGCGCCATCCGTGCCGGCATCGCGATGCTGCAGCGGCTGACCGACACGCCGGACGACCGGCTGGCGGAGCTCCTGCTGGCCGGCGGGTTTGGGAACTACCTGAACGTCGACAGCGCCGTGCGCATCGGCCTCATCCCGCGCCTGGGGCGCGAGCGGGTGCACTACGTGGGCAACGCCGCCGGGCTGGGCGCTCAGATGGCGCTGGTCTCCGAGACCGAACGCCGCCGGGCCGAGGCGCTGGCGCAGCGCATCCGGCACGTGCCGCTCGCGACGCGCCCGGAGTTCCAGGAGGTGTTCCTGGAGGCGCTGCAGTTCCGGTAG
- a CDS encoding vitamin B12 dependent-methionine synthase activation domain-containing protein, whose protein sequence is MIDELRLRPPRVDPDLVLRLHKYRRPAEVAPRLREIARQMAAAAETLLEPRGWLRRLSVRSVDPQGRVALDDGVVFHSRTLAHRLAGATEAVLLVLTIGAALERRAQALVREEHLVEGLLLDTAGWVAIDGLLRDVRQLLAADARRRGYRLTARMAPGFAGWALEEQRLLFAAFAGSALTVRLTESCVMRPSKSVSGLYGLVPTGAP, encoded by the coding sequence ATGATCGACGAGCTACGCCTGCGGCCTCCGCGCGTGGACCCCGACCTCGTGCTGCGCCTGCACAAGTACCGCAGGCCTGCGGAGGTGGCCCCGCGCTTGCGCGAGATCGCGCGGCAGATGGCCGCGGCCGCGGAGACGCTGCTCGAGCCCCGCGGGTGGCTGCGCCGCCTGTCGGTGCGCAGCGTGGACCCACAAGGGCGTGTGGCGCTGGACGATGGCGTGGTCTTCCACAGCAGGACGCTGGCGCACCGTCTGGCGGGCGCGACCGAGGCCGTCCTCCTGGTGCTCACGATCGGGGCGGCGCTCGAGCGGCGCGCGCAGGCGCTGGTGCGCGAGGAACACCTGGTCGAAGGTCTCCTGCTCGACACCGCCGGCTGGGTGGCCATCGACGGGTTGCTGCGCGACGTGCGCCAGCTGCTGGCCGCCGACGCGCGACGCCGGGGGTACCGCCTCACCGCCCGCATGGCGCCCGGGTTCGCGGGGTGGGCGCTGGAGGAGCAGCGTCTGCTCTTCGCCGCGTTCGCCGGGAGTGCGCTGACGGTGCGCCTCACCGAGAGTTGCGTCATGCGCCCCAGCAAGTCCGTCTCGGGCCTCTACGGCCTCGTGCCCACCGGCGCGCCGTGA
- a CDS encoding formate--tetrahydrofolate ligase, with product MRPLREPVPARPRLRPIADVARQIGLTADDLIPYGPWIAKVSLRALARLEARARGRVILVTSINPTPAGEGKTTTAIGLAQALWRLGERAIVCLREPSMGPIFGQKGGATGGGRATVEPAEAINLHFTGDLHAVTSAHNLLAAALDDHLYRKREPRVDPARVFLPRVLDVNDRALRRVLVALDQTPREDRFEITAASEVMAILALATSYRDLRQRLGRIVVGATPAGAPVTADDVGVAGAMAALLRDALLPNLVQTQEGGPALVHAGPFANIAHGTSSLVALHLARRLASYVVVEAGFGADLGAEKFVHIVGAHGGPRPAVAVVVVTTRALKYHGGLPVEQLAAPDEEALRAGLPLLGHHVGIVRRLGMRPVVCVNAFTTDAPGEQAAVLDAARAWSVPAAISRAYDAGGEGALEVADLVCRVAQEAPGPETDGALPDGGRLYPAGAPLAEKIRTVAQVVYNAAGVEFADAARARLAEAETWGYGRLPVCIAKTQYSLSDRPQLRGVPAGVVLRIRDAAVRAGAGFVLALAGEMLTMPALGARPRAREIDIDDDGTILGLQA from the coding sequence GTGAGGCCGCTGCGCGAGCCGGTCCCCGCACGTCCGCGCCTGCGCCCGATCGCCGACGTCGCACGCCAGATCGGGTTGACCGCCGATGACCTGATCCCCTACGGCCCGTGGATCGCAAAGGTGTCGCTGCGGGCCCTGGCGCGGCTGGAGGCGCGGGCGCGCGGGCGGGTGATCCTCGTCACGTCCATCAACCCGACGCCCGCGGGCGAGGGCAAGACCACCACCGCCATCGGCCTGGCCCAGGCGCTCTGGCGGCTGGGCGAACGTGCCATCGTCTGCCTGCGGGAGCCCTCCATGGGACCGATCTTCGGCCAGAAGGGCGGGGCCACCGGCGGCGGACGCGCCACGGTCGAACCGGCCGAGGCCATCAACCTGCACTTCACCGGCGACCTGCACGCGGTGACCTCCGCCCACAACCTGCTGGCCGCGGCGCTCGACGACCACCTGTACCGGAAACGCGAGCCCCGGGTGGACCCGGCGCGCGTGTTCCTGCCCCGCGTCCTCGACGTCAACGACCGCGCCCTGCGCCGGGTGCTGGTGGCCCTGGACCAGACCCCCCGCGAGGACCGCTTCGAGATCACGGCGGCATCGGAGGTGATGGCGATCCTGGCCCTGGCCACGTCGTACCGCGACCTGCGGCAACGGCTGGGGCGTATCGTGGTGGGCGCGACGCCGGCCGGGGCGCCGGTGACCGCCGACGACGTGGGGGTGGCCGGCGCGATGGCCGCGCTGCTGCGGGACGCGCTGCTGCCCAACCTGGTGCAGACGCAGGAAGGTGGTCCGGCACTGGTGCACGCCGGACCGTTCGCCAACATCGCCCATGGCACCAGCTCGCTGGTGGCGCTGCACCTGGCACGCCGGCTGGCGTCCTACGTGGTCGTGGAGGCGGGGTTCGGCGCCGACCTGGGTGCGGAGAAGTTCGTCCACATCGTCGGCGCCCACGGCGGTCCCCGGCCCGCCGTCGCGGTGGTCGTGGTCACGACCCGTGCCCTGAAATACCATGGCGGCCTGCCGGTCGAGCAGCTGGCGGCGCCCGACGAGGAGGCGCTCCGGGCCGGGCTGCCGCTGCTCGGCCATCACGTCGGCATCGTCCGGCGCCTGGGCATGCGACCGGTGGTCTGCGTCAACGCCTTCACGACGGATGCGCCGGGGGAGCAGGCTGCGGTCCTGGACGCCGCGCGGGCCTGGAGCGTGCCCGCGGCCATCTCGCGCGCGTACGACGCCGGTGGGGAGGGCGCTTTGGAGGTGGCCGACCTGGTGTGCCGGGTGGCCCAGGAGGCGCCCGGACCGGAGACCGACGGGGCCCTCCCGGACGGCGGCAGGCTCTACCCTGCCGGCGCCCCGCTGGCGGAGAAGATCCGCACGGTGGCGCAGGTGGTCTACAACGCCGCCGGCGTGGAGTTCGCCGACGCCGCCCGCGCGCGGCTGGCGGAAGCCGAGACCTGGGGATACGGCCGGCTGCCCGTCTGCATCGCCAAGACCCAGTACTCGCTCAGCGACCGGCCGCAGCTGCGCGGCGTGCCCGCGGGCGTCGTGCTGCGGATCCGGGATGCAGCGGTGCGGGCCGGTGCGGGGTTCGTGTTGGCGCTCGCCGGCGAGATGCTGACGATGCCCGCGCTGGGCGCGCGACCCCGCGCGCGGGAGATCGACATCGATGACGACGGTACGATCCTGGGCCTGCAGGCCTGA
- a CDS encoding dihydropteroate synthase, with the protein MRPRTLIVGELINSTRRQIQPLLEARDAAAIVDLARRQVDAGAHLVDVNCATLMEDEVACMEWAVRTIQDALDVRLSIDSPNPAALRRGLEVHRGRALLDSINLEHDRWTRLLPVIKEFQPEVVALCMDDTGIPATAQGRLELAARLVDGLTDAGVPFADILVDPLVFPIATDSRCVAVFLEALDLIKARYPGIRTICGLSNVSFGLPHRAQINQVFLVLCLAHGMDAFILDPLDRRLMAQLATAEMLLGHDDFCRRYLTAARAGAFDFLKVRP; encoded by the coding sequence ATCCGCCCCCGCACGCTGATCGTCGGCGAGCTGATCAACTCGACGCGCCGGCAGATCCAGCCGCTCCTGGAGGCCCGGGACGCCGCTGCCATCGTCGACCTGGCCCGTCGCCAGGTGGACGCGGGCGCGCACCTCGTCGACGTGAACTGCGCCACCCTCATGGAGGACGAGGTGGCGTGCATGGAGTGGGCGGTGCGCACGATCCAGGACGCGCTGGACGTCCGGCTCTCCATCGACAGCCCCAACCCCGCTGCGCTGCGGCGCGGCCTGGAAGTCCACCGCGGCCGCGCGCTCCTGGACTCGATCAACCTGGAGCACGATCGCTGGACGCGCCTGCTCCCCGTGATCAAGGAGTTCCAACCGGAGGTCGTCGCGCTGTGCATGGACGACACGGGGATTCCGGCCACGGCCCAGGGGCGGCTGGAACTGGCCGCGCGCCTCGTCGACGGCCTGACCGATGCCGGCGTGCCCTTCGCCGACATCCTGGTGGACCCCCTGGTGTTCCCCATCGCGACCGACAGCCGGTGCGTGGCGGTCTTCCTGGAGGCGCTGGACCTGATCAAGGCCCGCTACCCTGGGATCCGCACCATCTGCGGCCTCAGCAACGTCTCGTTCGGGTTGCCCCATCGGGCGCAGATCAACCAGGTGTTCCTCGTGCTCTGCCTGGCCCATGGCATGGACGCCTTCATCCTCGATCCGCTGGACCGGCGCCTCATGGCGCAGCTGGCCACCGCGGAGATGCTGCTGGGGCACGACGACTTCTGCCGGCGCTACCTGACCGCGGCGCGGGCCGGTGCCTTCGACTTCCTCAAGGTGCGCCCGTGA
- a CDS encoding methylenetetrahydrofolate reductase C-terminal domain-containing protein, producing MPTSAGAHLPPAVRPRHNRVRDALADGRFFLTVEVASPTASQPFDDAVRPIVALARAAASDGRVAAIALTDRSRSDHDHDPVAIGAHLAAATGVVPLVHLAGKDRSPADLDAALRRAQAAGLDAFLLVTGDALRAPPRDRPVRYLDAVLALAQARQQAPGALLAAAVCPFKYREEELLGQYLKAGKKVRAGADVLITQIGWDMRKYHEARAVLAARGYDVPLVAGLLWLTPRGCRRLRQTPLPGVVVTDELARRLEEEACAPDGGQAAAFRRLALQIVGVRLLGYAGAQVSGLHTWPKVERLLEEVDAVATACPDLDAWQQAWGEMLTLPDGRQARVAPDDGYYLDGAFPVDGARPGRVEALRFRLLDAVDRAVFHDGSAGARVLGPLVRALEGRAGADALLAALEGAVKGPLVGCRRCGFCRLPATAYVCPETCPKGLANGPCGGSRDGRCEVAAHECIHHRIYRLAKAAGRLDDLEHLLIPAVPEAHRDRCSWLVHFQGGGPHPARLPTGGDGRRVSAPAR from the coding sequence GTGCCGACCTCCGCCGGGGCGCATCTGCCTCCGGCAGTGCGCCCGCGGCACAACCGCGTCCGCGACGCGCTGGCCGACGGCCGCTTCTTCCTGACCGTTGAGGTGGCGTCGCCGACGGCCAGCCAGCCGTTCGACGACGCGGTCCGCCCCATCGTGGCGCTGGCCCGCGCCGCAGCCAGCGACGGGCGCGTGGCGGCCATCGCGCTCACCGACCGGAGTCGATCCGACCACGACCACGATCCCGTCGCGATCGGGGCCCACCTGGCGGCGGCCACGGGCGTGGTGCCGCTGGTGCACCTGGCCGGCAAGGACCGGTCGCCGGCCGACCTCGACGCGGCCCTGAGGCGGGCGCAGGCTGCCGGCCTGGACGCCTTCCTGCTGGTCACCGGCGACGCCCTGCGCGCCCCGCCCCGCGATCGCCCGGTGCGCTACCTCGATGCGGTGCTGGCGCTGGCGCAGGCGCGGCAGCAGGCGCCGGGGGCGCTGCTGGCCGCGGCAGTGTGCCCGTTCAAGTACCGCGAGGAGGAACTGCTGGGGCAGTACCTGAAAGCTGGGAAGAAAGTGCGGGCCGGCGCCGATGTGCTCATCACGCAGATCGGCTGGGACATGCGGAAGTACCACGAGGCCCGCGCCGTGCTGGCGGCCCGCGGTTACGACGTCCCGCTGGTGGCGGGCCTGCTGTGGCTCACCCCGCGCGGCTGCCGCCGCCTGCGGCAGACCCCGCTGCCGGGCGTCGTCGTCACCGACGAGCTGGCGCGGCGGCTGGAGGAAGAGGCGTGTGCGCCCGACGGGGGCCAGGCGGCGGCGTTTCGCCGCCTGGCGTTGCAGATCGTGGGCGTCCGGCTGCTGGGGTATGCAGGCGCGCAGGTCAGCGGCCTGCACACCTGGCCGAAGGTCGAACGGTTGCTGGAGGAGGTCGACGCCGTCGCCACCGCCTGCCCCGACCTAGACGCGTGGCAGCAGGCCTGGGGGGAGATGCTCACCCTCCCCGATGGCCGTCAGGCGCGCGTCGCGCCGGACGATGGCTACTACCTCGACGGGGCGTTCCCCGTAGACGGCGCACGGCCCGGGCGCGTCGAGGCGCTCCGGTTTCGCCTGCTGGACGCCGTCGACCGGGCTGTGTTCCACGACGGCTCCGCCGGGGCCCGCGTGCTCGGTCCGCTGGTGCGGGCGCTGGAGGGCCGCGCGGGCGCTGACGCCCTGCTGGCAGCGCTGGAGGGTGCGGTGAAGGGCCCGCTGGTCGGCTGTCGGCGCTGCGGCTTCTGCCGCCTGCCCGCCACCGCGTACGTGTGCCCGGAGACGTGTCCCAAGGGACTGGCCAACGGCCCCTGTGGCGGCAGCCGCGACGGCCGCTGCGAGGTCGCGGCGCACGAGTGCATCCACCACCGGATCTACCGCCTGGCCAAGGCCGCCGGCCGGCTGGACGACCTCGAGCACCTGCTGATCCCCGCTGTGCCCGAAGCGCACCGCGATCGCTGCTCCTGGCTCGTCCACTTCCAGGGCGGAGGACCGCATCCCGCCCGGCTGCCCACGGGAGGTGATGGGCGACGAGTATCCGCCCCCGCACGCTGA
- a CDS encoding response regulator transcription factor yields the protein MTPASYTRRGRLIRLRTWIVKIQYRGRRRTFSLGAVPRQTAARRARALYRTIVTRGWEATVAPAAQDRSRRDAGGRDAAVAAAPGLHPRDWRPRLLVRRYTEGLRPHHAGELSARIEHAGESHYVPLGTADVAQAARRAATIYRTVLEEGWARVRALVPREITVAVFWSMNPLASTYTTLYTEPAVPAAATAPPAAEATTLPVAHARPRPRAATLLCVVEPDAGVQRAMAACLALHPEGWTAATVGDPRELLRLGPRLAAAAVLLNRALPDAASAQAQLAAQRPDLPVFTYGVYADSDQLFLSFGGVSGGYILRRRPPARLLEPLGPPAAARPLTAAQAALRIRRYFEGLFAASAGAETTAMARLTPREQEILDYLSKGYLDREIAARLGISGWTVHHHLRNIFAKLQVRTRTEAVVRYLQK from the coding sequence GTGACCCCGGCGTCGTACACGCGGCGGGGACGGCTGATCCGGCTGCGCACCTGGATCGTGAAGATCCAGTACCGGGGGCGTCGGCGGACGTTCTCCCTGGGGGCTGTCCCGCGTCAGACGGCCGCCCGGCGGGCGCGCGCGCTCTACAGGACCATCGTGACGCGGGGCTGGGAGGCCACCGTGGCCCCGGCCGCGCAGGACCGCTCGCGCCGCGACGCAGGAGGCCGCGACGCCGCCGTTGCGGCCGCGCCCGGCCTGCATCCACGCGACTGGCGCCCGCGCCTGCTCGTGCGCCGCTACACCGAGGGCCTGCGGCCGCACCACGCGGGCGAGCTCTCGGCGCGCATCGAGCACGCCGGCGAGAGCCACTACGTGCCGCTGGGCACCGCCGACGTCGCGCAGGCGGCCCGGCGCGCGGCCACGATCTACCGCACCGTGCTCGAGGAGGGATGGGCCCGCGTGCGCGCTCTGGTGCCCCGGGAGATCACCGTGGCGGTGTTCTGGTCGATGAACCCGCTGGCGTCGACGTACACGACGTTGTACACCGAGCCTGCGGTGCCCGCGGCCGCGACGGCACCGCCTGCCGCGGAGGCGACGACACTGCCCGTCGCCCACGCACGACCCCGGCCGCGCGCCGCCACGCTGCTCTGCGTGGTCGAGCCCGACGCGGGCGTGCAGCGTGCCATGGCGGCCTGCCTGGCCCTCCATCCCGAGGGCTGGACGGCGGCGACCGTTGGCGATCCGCGCGAGCTCCTGCGTCTGGGCCCGCGCCTGGCGGCCGCAGCCGTCCTGCTCAACCGCGCGCTGCCCGATGCAGCCAGCGCCCAGGCGCAGCTCGCGGCACAGCGCCCCGACCTGCCGGTGTTCACCTATGGCGTCTACGCGGACAGCGATCAGCTCTTCCTGTCGTTTGGCGGGGTGAGCGGGGGGTACATCCTGCGCCGTCGACCGCCGGCGCGGCTGCTGGAGCCTCTGGGGCCGCCCGCCGCCGCCCGGCCGCTGACCGCCGCCCAGGCGGCTCTGCGCATTCGCCGCTACTTCGAGGGCCTGTTCGCCGCGTCCGCAGGGGCGGAGACGACGGCCATGGCGCGCCTGACGCCGCGGGAACAGGAGATCCTCGATTACCTCAGCAAGGGCTACCTCGACCGGGAGATCGCCGCGCGCCTGGGCATCAGCGGCTGGACGGTGCACCACCACCTGCGCAACATCTTCGCCAAGCTGCAGGTTCGCACGCGCACCGAAGCCGTGGTGCGCTACCTCCAGAAGTAG